The nucleotide sequence TATCAAGACTATTGCTATTAAGGCAATCGATGATCTTCTCACTATTACTAGACATAACTTGAAAGCGAATTTCAGGAAAAACAGATGATATTTTCTGCAACATTTGCATCGAATTCAAATTGGTTAATGGCACAATACCTATACGCAATTGACCCAATAACTGTTGCCGAAAACTAGCTGCTTCTGCTTGTAATCCATCATAAGCAGATTCCATTGTTTTCGCCCATTTTAAAATTTTCTCGCCTTCTTCCGTGAATCCTTCAAAACGAGAACTTCGCTTAATAAGCACTACATCAAGCTCTTTTTCTAAATTACGTAATCGCATAGATAAAGTGGGTTGCGTAACATGACACATTTCAGCCGCTTGACCAAAATGTTGAGTTTTATCTAATGCAATTAAATAAAATAACTGTTTTATGTCGATATGCGATAACCTCGTGATAAGCAGGTGAATAGAAAAAGTCTTCTTTTTATATTATAAGATAAACGATACGCGTAGTTCTGTTTATCTACCAGCCTTTTATCAATGAGATAATAAGAAGAAAAGAGCAAAAGTATTTTAAATAATAAAGCTCACTTGAGTTTTACACTCAGAGTGAGCTTGTTTTGAATACAATATTAACAGACTAACTTAACGGATTAATATTGTTCTTTAATTTGAAAGACTGAAACTTTATCCGTTAAGTTTTGTGCTTTCTCATCTAAGATCATTGTTGATGTTGCACCTTGTTCAACCAAGGCCGCATTTTGCTGTACAACAGAATCCATTTGGTTAATTGCGACAGCAATTTGTTCGATCCCGACTTTTTGCTCTTCTGATGCAATACTAATGCCCTGCATAATATCGCTGACTTTAGTAATAGAAGAGACTATCTCTTGCATATGCTCACCCGTTTTATTAACTAACTCACGGCCATGAGCCACATCAGCAACGGATTCTCTGATAATTTGATTAATTTCACGCGCAGCATCTGCACTTCTTGCTGCTAAATTTCTCACTTCTGTTGCAACAACAGTAAATCCACGGCCTTGCTCACCTGCACGCGCCGCTTCAACGGCTGCGTTTAATGCCAGAATATTGGTTTGGCTTGCTATGTTATTAACCACATCATTGATTTCAGCAACTTTTAATGTTCCTACCTCAATTTTCTTCATTGAGTTAATCGCATCATTCATAATGTTAGAACCATCAATCGCTAAATCGCGTGTTTCTGCGGTAATGGAGTTTGCTAAAATCGCATTATCCGTATTATTCACTACTGCGATTTTTATCTCTTCCATACTTGCTGCTGTTTGTTGTAAAGCACTTGCTTGCTCCTCAGTACGAGAAGAGAGATCTTGGTTGCCAGAAGCAATTTCTGCCGAACCTTTTTTGATCTCTAGCGCTTCTTCTTTAACAAGTTGAATAGTCGATGTTAGCGAAGTTTGCATATCCCCTACATTAGAGAACAAAGTTCCAAACTCATCATTTCGTTTCTTAGGTAGAGTGAAACTTAAATCTCCCTCCCCCACTTTTTGTAAAATCGAAGACAATGTATTGAGATTGAAGATAAAAGTTTTGTTTATCCAACGAATAACCATATAAAGCAGAGAAAGGATAATGGCTAACGCAATAATCGAGGTATAAATAGAAAGATGAACCATCCAAGCTTGCTGTGTTTTAATATCATCATTCACAGCTTTAGTGATCATAAGATATTCATCAAAGAGATCAGATAAACGATTAAAGTCACCAGAGAGGTTTGATTCTGTGTAATCTAGCGTATCGATAGGTGCAATAAGTTCATCTAGAAGATAATAGAATAACACTGATAGTTGTTCTGAATTACGTTGAGCGTCAGGACTTATCTTCTTCACGCCTACCCAATGTGCGATAGTCGCTTTTGATTTTGTCGCCAACTCTTTCGCTTCAGCAACAAGTGATTTAATTGTTTCTTGCTTATTCTCATCCGTCATTGTTTTCAACAACATTAGGTAGTTGACGTGAGAACGAATGGTCGCTAATTCATACCTTGCTTCTTGAACACTATTCAATCTGGTATTCAAAGAATCCAATGATGCGAAGTTCTCTTGCATTCTATAAATAAAAAATGACGACAATACAGATGATAATAAGAAAATGGCTAATAATATGATAGAACCTACTTTAGCTGATCTTTCAATACTCATGAAATAATCCACCCCGGTAATAAAGTGATACAAATGTACTCATTTATCGGCACGAAATAGATTTTATTTACTTATTAATCAGAATTATCGATACAAACACTTATTACAGTTTTCAATCAATGATTACGACTAGTTTTTTATACTGATATTCATATTTTAACTTTGATAATATATCACAATGAAATAATATTTTAGTGTTATTAATAAGTTAAAAATAAAACAGCGCACTTCAATACAATAATTCAAAGTGAGCTGTTTTAATCGTTATTACATCGATTCCTCAATCTGAAATACCGCTACATTATCCATCAATACCTGCGCTTTTTCGTCTAACATCATCGTTGAAGATGCGCCTTGATCCACTAAAGAGGCGTTTTGTTGCACAACCGTATCCATCTGATTAATCGCCACCGCAATTTGTTCAATACCAATCCGTTGCTCTTCAGAAGCGAGACTTATCCCTTGCATAATATTATTTACTTTTGTAATTGAAGAAACGATCTCTTGCATATGTTTTCCCGTTTTATTAACGAGAGCGGTTCCTTCTGCGACATCTTTTATAGATGCTTTTAATATCTGGCTGATCTCTTTTGCAGCATCTGCACTTTTGGCTGCTAAATTTCTTACTTCAGCCGCAACAACGGTAAAACCTCGCCCTTGTTCCCCTGCTCTCGCCGCTTCTACTGCTGCATTTAGCGCTAAAATATTCGTTTGACTCGCAAGATTATTAATCACTTCGTTAATCTCACCCACTTTTAACGCGCCTTGCTCTATTTTTTTCATCGATGAGATAGCTTCTTTCATTACACTAGCACCATCTATAACGATGTCATTGGATTGATTAATAATCTCATTGGCTTCTTGAGTATTTTCGGTGTTATTGGCTACTGCGGTTTTAATCTCTTCCATACTGGCTGCGGTTTGTTGTAATGCACTAGCTTGCTCTTCAGTACGAGCAGAGAGCTCCTGATTACCTGATGCAATTTCAGAAGCCCCTCGTTTTATCTCTAACGTTTCTCTTTTTACGGTAAGAATGGTAGAAGTTAACGCTTTTTGCATATCACTCACATGTGAAAATAACTCACCAAATTCATCTTTTTTCATTTTAGGTAAATCGAAAACTAATTCCCCTTTACCAACTTTATTTAACACATTAGACAACGTATTAAGGTTATAAATAAAAGTTTTGTTTATCCAACGAATAACAAAGTATAAAATAACGGATAGAATTAATAAGGATATGAGAGTGGAATAAATAGAAAGCTGAACCATCGTATCTTGTCTATTTCTGAGCCCAACACTATTTTTGGCTTTAACAGAAACATAGTTATCAAATAAATTATTTAATCTATCAAAATCATTGGCAAACTCTGTATCCTTTATATGTATTGCTTCTGAGCCATTTGACGCAATCAAGAGTCTATCAATTAGGCTATAAAATAACTTTGCTATTTCATCTGCACTTTTTTGTGCTTCTACTGTGACTTTCTTTTCTTTTACCCATATATCCATTGCATGTTTAGCACTTACCGCAATTTTTTTGTTTTTCTCAATAATTTCAGCATCTTTAGCATTTGTTTCGGCGGTATCTTGTATCAGAAAATTCACATTAGAACGCATAATCGCTAATTGATAACGCGCCATCAAAACATCGGTGTAACGTGTCAATAATACTTCAACTTGAGTAAAATTATTTTTCATTTTATAGATGAAAAATGTAGATAATGCAGAGGATAAAATAAAAATTAATAACAGTAAAGATGTGCCTATTTTAGCACTTTGTTTAATACTCATAATAAAAATACCTATATGTACATATCGATAAACTTTATTTTTTATCGACGAAGTTATTTTTTTATTTAATTATCGTTGATACATATAAGTTAATAATTTTTATTTAAAAATTTTTATTCTATAAATAACCACTAATCATATTTTAAATAAATCACGCTTTATTCTTATTTTATAAAATAATGCAACCAATAATGTTAATAATAAATACGCTATTTTTTATCAATCACGCATTACTTTATTGGGTAGCCAATATCTGCTGATGCTTTTCATCGATTACTCCTACACTCTATTATTCATAAAAGTATAAATAGTTTTATTTTCAATAAGTAACAACCGTACTATCTCATTTTGAGAACGATGATATAATATGCGCCATGACCTTAAAAAACTCTGATGATTTACGGAGCTTAACTTTTTATGCAACCTCAGTTTGAAAACTCAAAAAACACCGTAAAAACATTATCAGTGTTTGATTTTGATGGCACGCTAACCTATCACGACAGTTTTATTCCTTTTTTAAAGTTTGCTTTTGGTAAACGTAAATTTTCACGCCGTTTGATTAAGATGGTATTGCCCACATTACGTTGCTTTAGACGCAAACTCACTCGTGATGAATTAAAGGAAGTACTTATTAAAACCTTTTTAACCAACATTGATGAGAAATGGTTAAAAGAAAAAGCCGAAGCCTTCTGCCAACTTTACTGGGCTAAACTAATGCGCCCTACCGGTTTATTAGCCGTTGCTGAAGAGGTGAACAGTCACGCTGAAGTCACCATTTGTTCAGCATCACCAGCAATGGTATTACAACCCTTTGCTGATCGCTTAGGTATTAAATTAATTGGTACAACGCTCGAAGTTGTTGAAGGTGTATTAACGGGGAAAATTATTGGTAATAACTGTCGCTGTGGTGAAAAAATTAAGCGGTTAGAAAGTGTTTATGGGGATCTCACTCAATATCATTTAAGAGCTTGGGGTGATTCTCGTGGTGATCATGAACTGCTTTTTGCAGCGCAAGATCCTCATTGGCGCCACTTTCATACAGGTAAAAGTAAATCGAAAAAATCACCCATAAAGATAGAAACAAAAAAATAATCTTACCCACAAAATTGAGCACAAAAAAACCCTCGATTAACGAGGGTTTTTACTATGCACTATGTACTATATGTACTAATAGTGTAGAGATTAGATATTCACGCCGTGTTGTGATGCTAATGCACCTAAACCACCCGCAAAACCTTGACCTACAGCTTTAAATTTCCACTCTGTACCATGGCGATATAACTCACCAAAGATCATTGCAGTTTCTGTAGATGCATCTTCAGAAAGATCAAAGCGTGCAATTTCAGTATTATTGTCGTTATTGAAAACGCGCATAAAACTGTTGCTCACCATACCGAAGTTTTGTTTACGATTCTCAGCATCATAAATAGTGACTGCGAATACCAATTTTTTCACTTCAGCAGGGACTTTTGATAGGGTGATTTTTACTTGCTCATCATCACCATCGCCTTCCCCAGTACGGTTATCTCCTTGGTGTTCAACGCTTCCACATTGACTCACTTTGTTATTAAAGAAGATAAAACTTGCGTCTGAAAGTACTTTTCCATCTTCACCTACCATGAACACTGACGCATCTAAATCGAACTCTGCGCCATCAGTCACGCGGGCATCCCATCCTAGACCAACCATAGCAACCGACATTGTTGGTGCTTCTTTAGTCAGAGAAACATTACCGCCTTTAACAAGGGAAACTGCCATATCAAAGCTCCTACTTTATTGAATAAACTGGCAATCACATCTTATGACTGCCAGCGGTTAGTGTCTTATAAATCCACTATCAAGAGGCATTAATACCGTATTGAGCACAAACTGAACCTAAACCACCCGCATAACCTTGACCAACAGCGCGGAATTTCCACTCCGAGTTATGGCGATATAGCTCACCAAATAACATTGCTGTTTCTGTTGATGCATCTTCCGTTAAGTCATAACGAGCAACTTCAATTTGGTTGTCATCATTGACTAAACGAATAAATGCACCTGATACTTGGCCAAAGCTTTGGCGACGAGCTTGTGCATCATGGATAGTCACAACGAAGATAACCTTATCGACATCATTTGGGATCATGTCTAATTTGATTTTCAGCGCTTCATCATCACCATCGCCTTCACCAGTACGGTTATCACCCGTGTGAACAACAGAGCCATCAGCAGATCTTAAGTTGTTATAAAAAATGAAATCGGCATCGCTACGTACTTTTCCATTAGCCGCTAACAGAAATACAGATGCATCTAAGTCAAAATCTTGACCATCTGTAGAACGGGCATCCCAACCAAGTCCGACAAGGACGTTTTTCATCGTTGGGGCTGCTTTGCTCAGAGAGACATTACCACCTTTAGAAAGAGAAACGCTCATTTTTTAACCTCTTTAATTTAGTTTTTGATATTCTGATTTCTCAAGAATACTAATTATTCTGACTTACCTTCATTATCCTTTTTCTCTGGGAATAAGAAACTTGCAATAATACCCAGAGCAAGAACACCAAGCACAACAAATAGGCTGGTTGTCGCGGAGATGCTGTATCCATGTTGCCAAATATGATCTGTTGCATTTAGACCCAGTTTTACAGCAATAAAGAACAACAACACAATAACCGCTTTTTCAAGGTAAACGAGATACTGTTTTAACGCTTCTAACACGAAGTAAAGCGTACGTAAGCCTAAAATTGCGAACATCATTGCACTATATACAATTAAAGGTTCACGGCTTACTGCGATAATAGCGGGAACCGAGTCGAAAGCAAACATCACATCAGAAAGCTCTACGACTGCCACACACAGCATCAGTGGCGTTGCATATAGCGCAGCTTTTGTACCACGACCGATAGTAATATCTTTGTTTTCAGGTTTCGCTAACTCTACATCAACTTCTTTTTGTGTTAGTAAGAATGCATGTCCAGTGATTTTTGGCCATATAGGGAAAAATCGTTTTACTAAGCGATAAGCTAGATGCTGCGAATAGTCTTCAATTTCTTCACTATCATCACCGCTTTTCAGCATCATAACTGCCGTCCAAGCCACGATTAAGGCAAATACTATCTCAACATATGGTCCTAAACTTAACAGTCCTGTACCTATGGCAACAAAGATCCCACGGAAAACAATAGCACCGATGATACCCCAATAAAGAACGCGGTGACGGAAGCGATCAGGCACTGCAAACCAAGAGAAAATCGCCATCATGACAAACAAGTTATCAACCGAAAGCACTTTCTCTAGCGCATAACCTGTTACGAATAAGCTCGCAACCTCTGCACCATGGTGAATATAAAGGAATCCTGCGAATGCCATTGCAATAGCAACCCAGAATATAGACCAAAATATGGCATTCTTTAATGTTATCGGCTTATCTGAGCGATGCATAAATAAGTCGATAAAAATAGCGCCAATCGCAAGTACAACAAAGACAATGACAGTTTCTGTCGGAAAACCAATATGTGTGGATACCATAATAATTCCTAAACGGTTCCCTATATTAAATTAATTACAAACCAAATTCTGCGGGCTCAAAGCCTAATGCAATGGCAATAGCGCGCACAGCTTCTTTTTCATCATTGTCAAAATCACCATCACTTTTCGCAACAGCAATACCGACACGAATAGCTAATTGCGCAGCTTCTGGCTGATCTTTCATTGCCAGAATATACTTCATGGTTTCGCCTTTACCGACTTCAGTATCGAATTCGAAACTCAGGATTAGCTTATTAAAGAATTCGATAACTTCAGAAGTATCAAAAACTTTAAGTTCATCCGATGCTTTTAAAAAACCGAGCATCTTCTGTTTTTCTTCAGAACTCACTCCACCGCTGGCAATGGCAATACGTGCGCAAACAGCAACAGTGCCTTGCATAAATTTTTTGTTTTTAAAGCGACCAACTTGCTTTGCTAACTCAGAGCGACCTGAATTAAAACCATCTTTTAATTTGTTAAAAAAACTCATGCTATTTTTCCTTATATCAACTTGATCACTTAGAACCCGCTGTCCAGCGAAATCCCCACCCGTAGGCATTATCCATATCACGGTGACCTTTAAAAAACTCATTGAGACGTTCAACTTTTATCGAACCATTCTCATTAACGAGTCGTGCAATCGCACACATATTGCGACCATTATTACCGTCAGTTAAACGGGTTTCGATAGGAGGTTGTTCTGGTACATGAATGGTGACAACACCATCTGTTTTGCTCCAATTCGGTACACCTT is from Proteus columbae and encodes:
- a CDS encoding HAD family hydrolase, with the translated sequence MQPQFENSKNTVKTLSVFDFDGTLTYHDSFIPFLKFAFGKRKFSRRLIKMVLPTLRCFRRKLTRDELKEVLIKTFLTNIDEKWLKEKAEAFCQLYWAKLMRPTGLLAVAEEVNSHAEVTICSASPAMVLQPFADRLGIKLIGTTLEVVEGVLTGKIIGNNCRCGEKIKRLESVYGDLTQYHLRAWGDSRGDHELLFAAQDPHWRHFHTGKSKSKKSPIKIETKK
- a CDS encoding methyl-accepting chemotaxis protein; this encodes MSIERSAKVGSIILLAIFLLSSVLSSFFIYRMQENFASLDSLNTRLNSVQEARYELATIRSHVNYLMLLKTMTDENKQETIKSLVAEAKELATKSKATIAHWVGVKKISPDAQRNSEQLSVLFYYLLDELIAPIDTLDYTESNLSGDFNRLSDLFDEYLMITKAVNDDIKTQQAWMVHLSIYTSIIALAIILSLLYMVIRWINKTFIFNLNTLSSILQKVGEGDLSFTLPKKRNDEFGTLFSNVGDMQTSLTSTIQLVKEEALEIKKGSAEIASGNQDLSSRTEEQASALQQTAASMEEIKIAVVNNTDNAILANSITAETRDLAIDGSNIMNDAINSMKKIEVGTLKVAEINDVVNNIASQTNILALNAAVEAARAGEQGRGFTVVATEVRNLAARSADAAREINQIIRESVADVAHGRELVNKTGEHMQEIVSSITKVSDIMQGISIASEEQKVGIEQIAVAINQMDSVVQQNAALVEQGATSTMILDEKAQNLTDKVSVFQIKEQY
- a CDS encoding TerD family protein, which gives rise to MAVSLVKGGNVSLTKEAPTMSVAMVGLGWDARVTDGAEFDLDASVFMVGEDGKVLSDASFIFFNNKVSQCGSVEHQGDNRTGEGDGDDEQVKITLSKVPAEVKKLVFAVTIYDAENRKQNFGMVSNSFMRVFNNDNNTEIARFDLSEDASTETAMIFGELYRHGTEWKFKAVGQGFAGGLGALASQHGVNI
- a CDS encoding TerD family protein — protein: MSVSLSKGGNVSLSKAAPTMKNVLVGLGWDARSTDGQDFDLDASVFLLAANGKVRSDADFIFYNNLRSADGSVVHTGDNRTGEGDGDDEALKIKLDMIPNDVDKVIFVVTIHDAQARRQSFGQVSGAFIRLVNDDNQIEVARYDLTEDASTETAMLFGELYRHNSEWKFRAVGQGYAGGLGSVCAQYGINAS
- a CDS encoding methyl-accepting chemotaxis protein, producing the protein MSIKQSAKIGTSLLLLIFILSSALSTFFIYKMKNNFTQVEVLLTRYTDVLMARYQLAIMRSNVNFLIQDTAETNAKDAEIIEKNKKIAVSAKHAMDIWVKEKKVTVEAQKSADEIAKLFYSLIDRLLIASNGSEAIHIKDTEFANDFDRLNNLFDNYVSVKAKNSVGLRNRQDTMVQLSIYSTLISLLILSVILYFVIRWINKTFIYNLNTLSNVLNKVGKGELVFDLPKMKKDEFGELFSHVSDMQKALTSTILTVKRETLEIKRGASEIASGNQELSARTEEQASALQQTAASMEEIKTAVANNTENTQEANEIINQSNDIVIDGASVMKEAISSMKKIEQGALKVGEINEVINNLASQTNILALNAAVEAARAGEQGRGFTVVAAEVRNLAAKSADAAKEISQILKASIKDVAEGTALVNKTGKHMQEIVSSITKVNNIMQGISLASEEQRIGIEQIAVAINQMDTVVQQNASLVDQGASSTMMLDEKAQVLMDNVAVFQIEESM
- a CDS encoding TerC/Alx family metal homeostasis membrane protein is translated as MVSTHIGFPTETVIVFVVLAIGAIFIDLFMHRSDKPITLKNAIFWSIFWVAIAMAFAGFLYIHHGAEVASLFVTGYALEKVLSVDNLFVMMAIFSWFAVPDRFRHRVLYWGIIGAIVFRGIFVAIGTGLLSLGPYVEIVFALIVAWTAVMMLKSGDDSEEIEDYSQHLAYRLVKRFFPIWPKITGHAFLLTQKEVDVELAKPENKDITIGRGTKAALYATPLMLCVAVVELSDVMFAFDSVPAIIAVSREPLIVYSAMMFAILGLRTLYFVLEALKQYLVYLEKAVIVLLFFIAVKLGLNATDHIWQHGYSISATTSLFVVLGVLALGIIASFLFPEKKDNEGKSE
- a CDS encoding tellurite resistance TerB family protein; this encodes MSFFNKLKDGFNSGRSELAKQVGRFKNKKFMQGTVAVCARIAIASGGVSSEEKQKMLGFLKASDELKVFDTSEVIEFFNKLILSFEFDTEVGKGETMKYILAMKDQPEAAQLAIRVGIAVAKSDGDFDNDEKEAVRAIAIALGFEPAEFGL